In Erythrolamprus reginae isolate rEryReg1 chromosome 10, rEryReg1.hap1, whole genome shotgun sequence, one DNA window encodes the following:
- the PIGB gene encoding GPI mannosyltransferase 3 isoform X1, whose amino-acid sequence MPPPTPSSAATNRRTRGSHPRIAATAKEATAQAWGPGARAPSAPAQSPLPSLRGPMERRRRKAVRRTEGREGQGAGPSGGLLPLSLALRLACCLSVRTSFVPDEYWQSLEVAHRAAFGYGGLTWEWAEALRSPLYPLLFAGLFKALQLLGKDEAPLLIWLPRVFQAVLSAFADVKLYSLAKRLDNSETAKWVYFCQMCSWFTWYCCTRTLTNTVEAVLTILALNYYLVEDTKMESSRCYLALVALACILRPTAAIPWAPLVLWRFGKEPHKRRFLWRACLPVGLIALGGSLVVDRIFFGKWVVVPLNFLKFNVLHGLATFYGSHSWHWYFTQGLPVVLGPHLPFFLHGCFVAPRRHRLFLVVVLWTVAAYSLLHHKEFRFIYSVLPLCMLFCGHSLAQLRRWRGAAISFLLSTNLLLGLYTGLVHQRGTLDVMVHLRELCNPLTQGQASVLLLMPCHSTPLYSHVHCPLRMRFLQCPPDLMGRSNYRDEADSFYSHPLLWLNKEFPNSTQLPSHLVFFNVLEQEISQFLVSNRYVKAATLFHTHLPEGRVGSHIYVFEKVF is encoded by the exons ATGCCGCCGCCTACGCCAAGCAGCGCCGCCACCAACAGGCGCACCCGCGGCTCCCACCCGCGCATAGCGGCGACGGCGAAGGAGgcgacggcgcaggcgtggggaCCCGGCGCACGCGCGCCTTCCGCGCCTGCGCaatctcctcttccctccctccgcgGGCCGATGGAGCGTCGCAGGCGGAAGGCGGTGCGGCGGACAGAGGGGCGCGAGGGGCAGGGGGCGGGGCCCTCCGGGGGGCTCCTGCCGCTCAGCCTGGCGCTGCGCCTGGCCTGCTGCCTCTCGGTGCGCACCAGCTTCGTGCCGGACGAGTACTGGCAGTCGCTGGAGGTGGCGCACCGGGCGGCCTTCGG CTACGGGGGCCTGACGTGGGAGTGGGCCGAGGCCCTGCGCAGCCCCCTCTACCCGCTGCTCTTCGCCGGCCTCTTCAAGGCGCTGCAGCTGCTGGGCAAGGACGAGGCGCCGCTGCTG ATTTGGCTGCCCAGGGTTTTCCAGGCAGTTCTGTCGGCCTTTGCAGATGTGAAGCTGTATTCGTTGGCAAAGCGGCTGGATAACTCCGAGACGGCCAAATGGGTG TACTTCTGCCAGATGTGTTCTTGGTTCACGTGGTACTGCTGTACCAGGACCCTCACCAACACCGTGGAAGCCGTCCTCACCATCTTGGCTCTGAACTACTATCTGGTGGAGGACACGAAAATGGAGAGCAG CCGCTGCTACCTCGCCCTGGTTGCGCTGGCGTGCATCCTCCGGCCAACAGCGGCCATCCCGTGGGCTCCGCTGGTCCTTTGGCGCTTTGGAAAGGAGCCCCACAAGAGGCGCTTCCTCTGGCGTGCTTGCCTTCCGGTGGG ACTAATTGCTCTGGGAGGTTCGTTAGTAGTTGACAGGATCTTTTTTGGCAAG TGGGTTGTGGTTCCCCTCAACTTTCTGAAATTCAACGTCCTGCACGGGCTGGCCACCTTCTACGGCTCCCACTCCTGGCACTGGTATTTCACCCAGGGCTTGCCTGTGGTCCTTGGCCCCCACCTGCCTTTCTTCCTGCACGGCTGCTTCGTGGCCCCGCGGAGGCACCGCCTGTTCTTGGTGGTTGTGCTTTGGACCGTGGCAGCCTACAG CCTTCTCCACCACAAAGAATTCCGCTTCATCTACTCCGTCCTGCCCCTCTGCATGCTCTTCTGTG GTCACTCGCTGGCTCAGCTGAGGAGGTGGAGGGGGGCAGCCATCTCCTTCTTGCTCAGCACCAACCTGCTCCTCGGCCTCTACACTGGTCTGGTCCATCAGCGAGGCACCCTGGACGTAATGGTCCACCTCCGGGAACTCTGCAACCCTCTGACCCAAGGACAGGCGTCCGTTCTGCTGCTGATGCCCTGCCACTCAACACCTTTGTACAG CCACGTCCACTGCCCGCTGCGAATGAGATTTCTTCAGTGCCCTCCAGATTTGATGGGCAGAAGCAACTATCGGGATGAAGCTGACTCGTTCTACTCCCACCCTCTCCTGTGGCTCAACAAAGAGTTCCCTAATTCTACGCAACTCCCCTCCCATCTGGTCTTCTTCAATGTCCTTGAGCAG GAAATATCACAATTTCTGGTTTCAAACAGATATGTAAAAGCTGCCACATTATTTCACACCCATCTGCCTGAAGGACGAGTGGGAAGCCACATTTATGTGTTTGAAAAAGTATTTTGA
- the RSL24D1 gene encoding probable ribosome biogenesis protein RLP24: MRVEKCYFCSAPVYPGHGMLFVRNDCKGFRFCRSKCHRSFQKKRNPRKVRWTKAFRRAAGKELAVDRSFEFEKRRHEPVKYQRELWSQSVEAMKRVEEIRRRRQATFVWNRLKKGKELQKAQDIKEVKQNIHLIQAPHAGKAKQMEEKMVQVLPATVAMEDS; encoded by the exons atgcgCGTGGAGAAGTGCTACTTCTGCTCGGCGCCGGTGTATCCGGGCCACGGGATGCTCTTCGTCCGCAACGACTGCAAG GGCTTCCGGTTCTGCCGGTCCAAGTGCCACCGGAGCTTCCAGAAGAAGCGCAACCCGCGGAAGGTGCGCTGGACCAAGGCCTTCCGCCGGGCGGCGGGCAAGGAGCTGGCGGTG GACCGGTCCTTTGAGTTTGAGAAGCGGCGCCACGAGCCCGTGAAGTACCAGCGGGAGCTGTGGAGCCAGAGCG TGGAAGCCATGAAGCGAGTGGAAGAGATCAGGCGGAGGCGCCAGGCCACCTTCGTCTGGAACAG ATTAAAGAAGGGCAAAGAGCTACAGAAAGCGCAGGACATCAAAGAGGTCAAGCAGAACATCCACCTCATCCAGGCCCCCCACGCAG GCAAAGCCAAGCAGATGGAGGAGAAGATGGTCCAGGTGTTACCGGCCACAGTAGCCATGGAGGATTCTTGA
- the RAB27A gene encoding ras-related protein Rab-27A produces MAERDYDYLIKFLALGDSGVGKTSFLYQYTDGKFSSKFITTVGIDFREKRLVYRPSRPDGGSGQGQRIHLQLWDTAGQERFRSLTTAFFRDAMGFLLLFDLTSEQSFLNVRNWMSQLQTHAYCESPDVVLCGNKSDLEGHRAVKENDARRLAGKYGAPYFETSAANGANVAAAVESLLGLLMERMERCLDGAPHAGRPPDGPARTPALPDARCGC; encoded by the exons ATGGCTGAAAGGGACTACGATTACCTTATCAAGTTCCTAGCCCTCGGTGATTCTGGGGTTGGAAAGACCAGCTTCCTTTACCAGTACACAGATGGGAAATTCAGTTCCAAATTCATCACAACCGTAGGCATTGATTTTCGGGAGAAAAGGCTG GTGTACCGACCCAGCAGACCGGATGGTGGCAGCGGCCAAGGACAGAGAATACACCTTCAGTTGTGGGACACGGCAGGGCAGGAAAG GTTCCGCAGCCTGACCACCGCCTTCTTCAGGGACGCCATGGGCTTCCTCCTGCTCTTCGACCTGACCAGCGAGCAGAGCTTCCTCAACGTCCGCAACTGGATGA GCCAGCTGCAGACCCACGCCTACTGCGAGAGTCCCGACGTGGTGCTGTGCGGGAACAAGAGCGACCTGGAAGGGCACCGCGCCGTGAAGGAGAACGACGCCAGGCGGCTGGCGGGCAAATACGG GGCGCCCTACTTCGAGACGAGCGCCGCCAACGGCGCCAATGTGGCCGCGGCGGTGGAGTCGCTGCTGGGGCTGCTGATGGAGCGCATGGAGCGCTGCCTGGACGGCGCCCCCCACGCCGGACGACCCCCCGATGGCCCCGCCCGGacgcccgccctgcccgacgcccgcTGCGGCTGCTGA
- the PIGB gene encoding GPI mannosyltransferase 3 isoform X2, with product MERRRRKAVRRTEGREGQGAGPSGGLLPLSLALRLACCLSVRTSFVPDEYWQSLEVAHRAAFGYGGLTWEWAEALRSPLYPLLFAGLFKALQLLGKDEAPLLIWLPRVFQAVLSAFADVKLYSLAKRLDNSETAKWVGFAPALLRLCSQYFCQMCSWFTWYCCTRTLTNTVEAVLTILALNYYLVEDTKMESSRCYLALVALACILRPTAAIPWAPLVLWRFGKEPHKRRFLWRACLPVGLIALGGSLVVDRIFFGKWVVVPLNFLKFNVLHGLATFYGSHSWHWYFTQGLPVVLGPHLPFFLHGCFVAPRRHRLFLVVVLWTVAAYSLLHHKEFRFIYSVLPLCMLFCGHSLAQLRRWRGAAISFLLSTNLLLGLYTGLVHQRGTLDVMVHLRELCNPLTQGQASVLLLMPCHSTPLYSHVHCPLRMRFLQCPPDLMGRSNYRDEADSFYSHPLLWLNKEFPNSTQLPSHLVFFNVLEQEISQFLVSNRYVKAATLFHTHLPEGRVGSHIYVFEKVF from the exons ATGGAGCGTCGCAGGCGGAAGGCGGTGCGGCGGACAGAGGGGCGCGAGGGGCAGGGGGCGGGGCCCTCCGGGGGGCTCCTGCCGCTCAGCCTGGCGCTGCGCCTGGCCTGCTGCCTCTCGGTGCGCACCAGCTTCGTGCCGGACGAGTACTGGCAGTCGCTGGAGGTGGCGCACCGGGCGGCCTTCGG CTACGGGGGCCTGACGTGGGAGTGGGCCGAGGCCCTGCGCAGCCCCCTCTACCCGCTGCTCTTCGCCGGCCTCTTCAAGGCGCTGCAGCTGCTGGGCAAGGACGAGGCGCCGCTGCTG ATTTGGCTGCCCAGGGTTTTCCAGGCAGTTCTGTCGGCCTTTGCAGATGTGAAGCTGTATTCGTTGGCAAAGCGGCTGGATAACTCCGAGACGGCCAAATGGGTG GGATTCGCACCCGCTCTTCTTCGGCTCTGTTCCCAGTACTTCTGCCAGATGTGTTCTTGGTTCACGTGGTACTGCTGTACCAGGACCCTCACCAACACCGTGGAAGCCGTCCTCACCATCTTGGCTCTGAACTACTATCTGGTGGAGGACACGAAAATGGAGAGCAG CCGCTGCTACCTCGCCCTGGTTGCGCTGGCGTGCATCCTCCGGCCAACAGCGGCCATCCCGTGGGCTCCGCTGGTCCTTTGGCGCTTTGGAAAGGAGCCCCACAAGAGGCGCTTCCTCTGGCGTGCTTGCCTTCCGGTGGG ACTAATTGCTCTGGGAGGTTCGTTAGTAGTTGACAGGATCTTTTTTGGCAAG TGGGTTGTGGTTCCCCTCAACTTTCTGAAATTCAACGTCCTGCACGGGCTGGCCACCTTCTACGGCTCCCACTCCTGGCACTGGTATTTCACCCAGGGCTTGCCTGTGGTCCTTGGCCCCCACCTGCCTTTCTTCCTGCACGGCTGCTTCGTGGCCCCGCGGAGGCACCGCCTGTTCTTGGTGGTTGTGCTTTGGACCGTGGCAGCCTACAG CCTTCTCCACCACAAAGAATTCCGCTTCATCTACTCCGTCCTGCCCCTCTGCATGCTCTTCTGTG GTCACTCGCTGGCTCAGCTGAGGAGGTGGAGGGGGGCAGCCATCTCCTTCTTGCTCAGCACCAACCTGCTCCTCGGCCTCTACACTGGTCTGGTCCATCAGCGAGGCACCCTGGACGTAATGGTCCACCTCCGGGAACTCTGCAACCCTCTGACCCAAGGACAGGCGTCCGTTCTGCTGCTGATGCCCTGCCACTCAACACCTTTGTACAG CCACGTCCACTGCCCGCTGCGAATGAGATTTCTTCAGTGCCCTCCAGATTTGATGGGCAGAAGCAACTATCGGGATGAAGCTGACTCGTTCTACTCCCACCCTCTCCTGTGGCTCAACAAAGAGTTCCCTAATTCTACGCAACTCCCCTCCCATCTGGTCTTCTTCAATGTCCTTGAGCAG GAAATATCACAATTTCTGGTTTCAAACAGATATGTAAAAGCTGCCACATTATTTCACACCCATCTGCCTGAAGGACGAGTGGGAAGCCACATTTATGTGTTTGAAAAAGTATTTTGA